The DNA region TTTCATAGTGGATGAAGATTTGAAAGTGTTTTTGTTGGAGGCTAACATGAGTCCAAATTTATCTTCGGCTCATTACCCACCAAATCAACTAATTTATGAACAAGTCCTTTACAATGTTCTTGGTCTTGTAGGAATTGGAGAGAAAATTCAAAGAGACTCCCTTGCAGTAAGGTACTTTTTGTATCCTAAGTTATAACTCTATACCTTTTTAatgcaaataatatattatattacgtGATGTATTTTAGAAGCAAAGCTGAAGAGGATATGTTTGTGGCAGATAAAAACATTGCAGTCTTTCCCAGTATTTGTAACAGCGCCCTATGTCGAAGTAGCTGTGTTTCTCCTGATTGTCAGCTATGTAAAACTTGTCTGTCACCTGAGACTCGAGCGGACTTAGTCCGCGCCTATAAGGAACATGCAAATCGTGGTGATTGCAAACGTATTTTTCCACCTCCAATGGTAaggttttgtatattttttgtaagttTCATCATGTAAAAGTTGATTTCAGGTGCAAGAAGAGGcgaaaaaatctattaatttggaaaattactCGGCCGAAAATCAGTTACATTATAAATGGTTCCAAGGTAAATGTCTTTTGGACAAGTCTTGGTGTTGATGTTGTGACctatgaacattttaaatagattGACGTAATTTTCACTGCATTGtactatattataatttgcagtctgtataagataataataatttattttttgttattctaaCTGTGATATTCTGTAATTGCCACTAATTTCATAAGCTTGTGTGGGTTGCAACTTGCAACACTTAAACAGCAGTCTGTTTTCATGTAagcttttgtatatttttcaattacgaagaataattatttctattggTTTTTGCAATgtattgatattatatttttaaatattaaatgaaaagaatatttatttttattaaatatacatatttatgtagttaaatataaatatccatttatttttgttactgaaataattaatattaatatatgtttataaataataaaattgatttaattcatGTTTCCTAATTGaaaatcaaaatgtttattttttaataaaagacttTAAACCAAACAATCTGACTCTTTTACAccttttagtagttttttataataagttacaatcataatatttaattgcgcGCTCAAATTTTCAAACAGTTCCTAacctcaaaattttttatatcaacttCAGAACCAAATCTCCCCGTtagaaatttaacaataattaaattaatttcgcaAAGATGTTTAAAACATCTGTACACGAAGCAACGAAACCGTTGTCCTGGCTTCTGGGCAAATGGAAATCGGTGAGTGCCAACGGATCCTACCCAACTATAAACCCATTTTCATACTGTGAAGAACTCACCTTCACCACCATTGGTCAACCAATGCTCAATTACAACTCAGTTACGTGGCATCCCACCGAAAAGCGGCCGATGCATCTAGAATCTGGATACTTGAGAATCAAACCGGGCACAAATGAGGTGGCTTTCATGGTTGCACATAACTTTGGTCTTACTTCATTGGAAGAAGGAACTGTGGACAACAAGAAATTGAACACCAGCAGCACACAAATTGGTAGAATGAGCTTTGCAAAAGATCCTGCAGTGATTGGCATTCAAAGAACTTATACGTTAAATGATGAGGGGAAACTTGAACTAGTTTTGGCAATGGAGACTGAGAACATTGGGTTAAAAGAACACCTGAGAGTtttgtatgaaaaaattgaataattagtgGTTTATGAGAAATTTGTtgttgtcttaatttttttgttataaatatagaatgtaatattaaataaaattgtctaaaatattcaattagtcTTATACTAATATACATTGTTGCAAGGTGGTTTTATGATGAACATTGTATTTACCATTGAACTGTATGATTTCCTCTAAAAATCACaactttcacttttttaatagtaaacagTCAGATATTTTGCTTATACTAAGtacttttttgatttgttttggatctgaaataaaaatgcgtatggtaatattctataatattatCTCTTTATGAAGGTGAAgccagtaaatttatttataaaaaagaattaatataactaaatatatactatcgtttaaacttaaatatgaaatataatgatAACTTCGTGCGGCAACACCATTGAAAGTCCCTAACGTAACTAACTTTTGACGTGGGGAGTTTTGAGATGTGGAATTTGGTAACATTGTTCATCAGGTTCGTGGATGTAATAAGCAACCGGGACAGAGGAGAAAAGTGTTTTTGTGGCAATAATAATGGCAAAGACTTACGATTATctgtttaaattgttactGATTGGGGATTCGGGCGTGGGAAAGACCTGTGTATTGTTCAGATTTTCCGAAGATGCGTTCAACACAACGTTTATTTCCACCATAGGTGAGTCAGAAAGTATATTTTGATGTTTCCAACCAACCTGTGGACCTGTCTGGTGAAggttacttttattttctttataaaaccaCTCCAATTTGTCCAGCTAATAATAAGGCTGCCCTGCTTTTTGTTAAAACGgaataattgtttttggaCTTTTGTAACCACACCTAAATATAggcttaattaatttgaatattagttCAAATCTAAttcctatatatttttttattcatttttgctGGAGCTTCTTTGAAAATATCTTTCTGATGACTAATACTTTGCTAGTATTAATTAGGTgacataaacaattataattagagtCCACAAATTCTTCACATACAAATACACACAGTGACTGTTAAATTcagttgtaattaaaattatataaacaaatatgtataaagtttatataagtGTATATTTGTTTATCCAAATTGTActatttaatatcataaaaattttttttctctttgctaaaggaaataatatattgttgattgaattaaaaattatatgatattTGTTTCCATATTGATATTGatcaaaaaaaattcttttaatgcataattttacccaaaaaataataaatagttaattaatactaatagttattataataatttatttgttttatggtATCCTAATTAATTCTCAGAAAAcatattatactttatttatgtgagtaatttaagataattcgGTAATCTTCGTACAGTTTTAGTGCTCGCTTTTAAGTGTAATAATGCACAAATACCTATTAACTTGTTTTATAGTTCCATTCAATTGTAAGTAGTTCAattgataaatgaaattattgttacatataattattttttacataatatatgttcaatctattaacaaaaattgtaaaatgaatTCTAATTTCCCCCTTTCACAACAGAAAcgtatttatgatattatttacattatttatcattttaaattagtcaCATTTTTATCATGTTCAGACTTCCTTTTTATTatctgaaaatgttaaaattctatttatgatttatttcaggtattgattttaaaataaggacGATAGATTTAGacggtaaaaaaattaagttacaaATATGGTaagtgaatatatttattccatttgCGTCAAGCTAATATTATGTTTCTTTTGCAGGGACACAGCGGGCCAAGAGAGGTTCAGAACTATTACCACAGCATATTATCGGGGTGCGATGGGTATTATGCTCGTGTACGACATTACAAATGAGAAGAGCTTCGAGAACATTAAAAACTGGATTAGAAATATTGAGGAAAACGCATCAGCGGATGTGGAGAAAATGTTGTTGGGTAATAAATGCGAATTGGAGGAAAAACGACAGGTTTCCAAGGAGAGGGGCGAACAACTGGCTATTGAATATGGCATCAAGTTTATAGAAACTAGTGCAAAAGCTAGTATTAGAGTAGAAGAAGCTTTCTTCACTTTAGCTAGAGATATTAAGGCCAAAATGGAAAAGAAACTGGTGAGTACAAGCACAGGTGCAATAATCTTCCTGTATAAAATGGAATACTAATGTTTATAATggttacaataaaatagaacagTAATTGTAATTACTTGAAGATAAGTCATTAATCTTTTTGCTAAccaattgtttgaaaaattgcatttaaatataatttattatcaatacaatgtaatgaaacattttaattagtatttcatTTTAGAATACTGTAAGATAAttgtaaaacttatatttaagccAATTAcgttgtatatatatttggtGACAGAATACtaatacaaatttgtattttttcttgCCCCCGTGCATTTATAGaaggtaaataaatttctttgtaGGCATGATAATTTTGGCTTAATGACAT from Aethina tumida isolate Nest 87 chromosome 1, icAetTumi1.1, whole genome shotgun sequence includes:
- the LOC109598622 gene encoding ras-related protein Rab-8A produces the protein MAKTYDYLFKLLLIGDSGVGKTCVLFRFSEDAFNTTFISTIGIDFKIRTIDLDGKKIKLQIWDTAGQERFRTITTAYYRGAMGIMLVYDITNEKSFENIKNWIRNIEENASADVEKMLLGNKCELEEKRQVSKERGEQLAIEYGIKFIETSAKASIRVEEAFFTLARDIKAKMEKKLEASNPPKGGHQLRASEPAKKPTSWLSRCSIL
- the LOC109599095 gene encoding peroxynitrite isomerase THAP4-like; its protein translation is MFKTSVHEATKPLSWLLGKWKSVSANGSYPTINPFSYCEELTFTTIGQPMLNYNSVTWHPTEKRPMHLESGYLRIKPGTNEVAFMVAHNFGLTSLEEGTVDNKKLNTSSTQIGRMSFAKDPAVIGIQRTYTLNDEGKLELVLAMETENIGLKEHLRVLYEKIE